The genomic DNA GCACCACGTTGCAGGTAGGGCCGCAGCTCTTCGAGCGATTCGGCGTCGTAGCTGAACGGATATTCGGTCGCTTCGGGTTCCAGAAAGAAGTCGAACGGATTGACGACCGTCATCGTGGCGACGACGTCGACTTCGACTTTAAATTCTTTGACCTGTTCGTTGAAGACGCATCGAGCCAGGTAGTTGCCGAAGGGATCCTGTTGCCAGTTCAGATAGTGGTCTGCTGGAGTGACCTTCAACGAATAACTGTTGATCGGAGTCCGGCTGTGGGCGGCCGGCCGCAAACGAATTACTTGCGGCCCCAGATTGATCGTGCGGTCGTATCGATAGATGGTTTGGTGGTTAAGAGAAACACGGATGGTCATGAGCGGCCTAGCCTAGGTGTTGACATGCAGTCATGGAAACTCGCGCATCCGTGTCTCTCGAATTCCGAAAAACGGTTGATATAAATAGATCAAGCGTCGATTCATCCAAGAACCGAAACAGATGCGATTACCGGCGACGCAACGTCGCTTACGAGTTCCGCCAAACAACGCAACGACATTACTCTACACGCATCGGCACCGTGAAAAAGTCTTCGTGAATCGCATTTCCGACATTATTAACGCGCGTCTGGAAGTCGTCGATAAATTCGTGCATTCCCTGATCAATGATTTCTTCGATACTCATGTAATCGAATTCCGAACTTAATCGACCGATCAGCTGTTCCGACCTCAAGCGGAAGGTTCCGGGGCGGCTGCCGGTGATTTCCATCAGCGAATGTTGGGCACCGATCAAGCAAAACCGGATCGAACGGGGAAAATGGCGATCGAGGATCAAGAACTTCGCCACGTTGTTCGGTTCGATCGCGCCATAGACGCGGCGGTACATCTCCAACGCGCTATTGGAACGCAGCAGTGCCGACCATCGGACAACATCCAACGAGGTGCCGATGTCTTCGGCTTTGGGCAGCAGCAAATAGTACTGCACGTCGGCGATTCGCGAGATCTTGTCGGCGCGTTCCAACAGGCGTCCCAGACGCAGGAAATGCCATGCCTCGCCGTGCGACATCGTCGTGTAGGTGGTGCCTACAAGGGTGTGGCTCGCGTTGCGGACTTCGGTGCAAAAGCTGACCGGATCGTACAAGATGCTGCTGTCATTGACGGCGTTTCTTAGCATCAAATAGAAACGATTGACGTGTTCCCACATCGGGCTGGTGATCGTTTCGCGGATCGTTCGGGCGTTTTCTCTCGCCGACATCACGCACGACATGATCGAATTGGGGTTGTCACGATCGAAGGCCAAGAACTTCAGCACGTTCTCGCGAGAGGCGGTGTCGTAGCTCTTTTTGAACAGATCGTAGTCGCCGGTGGT from Rosistilla carotiformis includes the following:
- a CDS encoding alpha-E domain-containing protein, yielding MLSRVANSVYWLSRMVERAENVARFIDVNYNLTLGDGSPFVNQWEPLVYTTGDYDLFKKSYDTASRENVLKFLAFDRDNPNSIMSCVMSARENARTIRETITSPMWEHVNRFYLMLRNAVNDSSILYDPVSFCTEVRNASHTLVGTTYTTMSHGEAWHFLRLGRLLERADKISRIADVQYYLLLPKAEDIGTSLDVVRWSALLRSNSALEMYRRVYGAIEPNNVAKFLILDRHFPRSIRFCLIGAQHSLMEITGSRPGTFRLRSEQLIGRLSSEFDYMSIEEIIDQGMHEFIDDFQTRVNNVGNAIHEDFFTVPMRVE